The following proteins are co-located in the Pseudomonas cavernae genome:
- a CDS encoding RNA polymerase sigma factor, giving the protein MTDADLLPRLLAGEQQAYVELVGAYQGAMRAVAYAIVGARHADEVVQDAWLAVVRNLDGFQGRSSLKTWLLTITANSAKSRLKHHRREVLLDDLPGPHGNIGAERFAADGHWQSPPSAWHEDSPEALLAEDELRECLEKTLGSLSELQGSVLLLRERQGLELQQICNLLDLSLSNVRVLLHRARLKVFATLEHFEETGQC; this is encoded by the coding sequence ATGACCGACGCCGACCTGTTGCCCCGCCTGCTCGCCGGCGAGCAGCAGGCCTATGTCGAGCTCGTCGGCGCCTACCAGGGCGCCATGCGCGCAGTGGCCTACGCCATCGTCGGTGCGCGCCATGCCGACGAAGTGGTGCAGGACGCCTGGCTCGCCGTGGTGCGCAATCTCGACGGCTTCCAGGGCCGTTCCAGCCTGAAAACCTGGCTGCTGACCATCACCGCCAATTCCGCCAAATCCCGCCTCAAACACCACCGTCGCGAGGTGCTGCTCGATGACCTGCCAGGCCCGCACGGCAACATCGGCGCCGAGCGCTTCGCCGCCGACGGCCACTGGCAGAGCCCGCCGTCGGCCTGGCACGAGGATTCGCCCGAGGCGCTGCTGGCCGAGGACGAGCTGCGCGAATGCCTGGAAAAGACCCTGGGCAGCCTGTCCGAGTTGCAGGGCAGCGTGTTGCTGTTGCGCGAGCGGCAGGGTCTGGAGTTGCAGCAGATCTGTAATCTTCTGGACCTTTCCCTCTCCAATGTCCGGGTGTTGCTGCACCGCGCGCGCCTGAAGGTGTTTGCCACTCTGGAGCACTTCGAGGAGACCGGCCAATGTTGA
- a CDS encoding beta-ketoacyl-ACP synthase III, which produces MHNVVISGTGLYTPANSISNEELVESFNAYVRQFNADNAAAIERGELEALTESSAAFIEKASGIKSRFVIDKAGILDPQRMTPRIPDRSNDEWGILCEMAVGAAKQALERAGKTVADIDGVIVACSNLQRAYPAVAIEVQAALGIQGFGYDMNVACSSATFGLQAAANAVQLGQARAVLMVNPEICTGHLNFRDRDSHFIFGDAATAVIVERADLATSQHQWDVVGTKLLTQFSNNIRNNFGFLNRAAEEGIGARDKLFVQEGRKVFKDVCPMVAELIAAHLAENRLNVGDVKRFWLHQANLNMNLLIARKLLGRDAEPGEAPVILDTYANTSSAGSVIAFHKHQDDLPSGALGVLSSFGAGYSIGSVILRKR; this is translated from the coding sequence GTGCATAACGTCGTCATCAGTGGTACCGGCCTCTATACCCCGGCAAATAGCATCTCCAATGAAGAGCTGGTCGAGTCCTTTAATGCCTATGTCCGTCAATTCAACGCCGACAACGCCGCCGCCATCGAGCGCGGCGAGCTGGAAGCGCTGACCGAATCCAGCGCCGCCTTCATCGAAAAGGCTTCGGGCATCAAGAGCCGCTTCGTGATCGACAAGGCCGGCATCCTCGACCCGCAGCGCATGACACCGCGCATTCCCGATCGCTCCAACGACGAGTGGGGCATCCTCTGCGAGATGGCCGTGGGCGCCGCCAAGCAGGCGCTCGAGCGCGCCGGCAAGACCGTCGCCGACATCGACGGGGTGATAGTCGCCTGCTCGAATTTGCAGCGCGCCTACCCGGCGGTGGCCATCGAAGTGCAGGCCGCATTGGGCATCCAGGGCTTCGGCTACGACATGAACGTCGCCTGCTCCTCGGCGACCTTCGGCCTGCAGGCCGCGGCCAACGCCGTGCAGCTCGGCCAGGCCCGCGCGGTGCTGATGGTCAACCCGGAGATCTGCACCGGCCACCTGAACTTCCGCGACCGCGACAGCCACTTCATCTTCGGCGATGCCGCCACAGCGGTGATCGTCGAGCGCGCCGACCTGGCCACCTCGCAGCATCAGTGGGACGTGGTCGGCACCAAGCTGCTGACCCAGTTCTCCAACAACATCCGCAACAACTTCGGCTTCCTCAATCGTGCGGCGGAAGAGGGCATCGGCGCCCGCGACAAGCTGTTCGTGCAGGAAGGCCGCAAGGTGTTCAAAGATGTCTGCCCGATGGTCGCCGAGCTGATCGCCGCCCATCTGGCCGAGAACCGGCTGAACGTCGGCGACGTCAAGCGCTTCTGGCTGCACCAGGCCAACCTCAACATGAACCTGTTGATCGCCCGCAAGCTGCTCGGCCGCGACGCCGAGCCGGGCGAGGCACCGGTGATCCTCGACACCTACGCCAACACCAGCTCGGCCGGTTCGGTGATCGCCTTCCACAAACACCAGGACGACTTGCCGAGCGGCGCGCTGGGCGTGCTCAGCTCGTTTGGCGCCGGTTACTCGATTGGTAGCGTGATTCTGCGCAAGCGCTGA
- a CDS encoding dienelactone hydrolase family protein produces the protein MGSTVQISAADGSGQFSAYLALPASGKGPGVVIGQEIFGVNASMRAVADLYAEEGYVAIVPDLFWRLQPGIELGSTESDFQQAFDLFQRFDPDKGIDDIAATLTALRALPQVEAQVGTGFVGFCLGGKLAYLTAARTDVACSVGYYGVGIEHSLAEAANIRGRLLLHLAELDQFCPAAARQAIQAGLGGQPQIELYSYPGVDHAFARVGGLHYDKTAALLAHERSIAALRRAIGPHYDLAALWEEHTRQEFANRDVPATMTTMVDEPYVNHIPTMTGGVGYKNLSRFYQHHFVHGNPPDTRLTPLSRTVGATQLVDEFLFSFTHTTEIDWMLPGIAPTGKRVEIPMVGVIKFRGPKLCHEHIYWDQASVLVQIGLLDPQLLPVAGVETARKLVDETLPSNTLMARWKDSEGK, from the coding sequence ATGGGTAGCACAGTCCAGATCAGTGCCGCCGATGGCAGCGGCCAGTTCAGCGCCTACCTGGCTTTACCGGCCAGCGGTAAAGGCCCGGGGGTGGTCATCGGTCAGGAGATTTTCGGCGTCAACGCCAGCATGCGCGCGGTGGCGGATTTGTATGCCGAGGAAGGCTACGTCGCCATCGTTCCCGACCTGTTCTGGCGTCTGCAGCCGGGTATCGAGCTGGGCTCTACGGAGAGCGACTTCCAGCAGGCCTTCGACCTGTTCCAGCGCTTCGACCCGGACAAGGGCATCGACGACATCGCCGCCACCCTCACCGCCCTGCGCGCCCTGCCGCAGGTCGAGGCGCAGGTCGGAACCGGCTTCGTCGGCTTCTGCCTGGGCGGCAAGCTGGCCTACCTGACCGCCGCGCGCACCGACGTGGCCTGTTCGGTGGGCTACTACGGCGTCGGCATCGAGCACAGCCTGGCCGAAGCCGCCAACATCCGCGGCCGCCTGCTGCTGCATCTCGCCGAACTCGACCAGTTCTGCCCGGCCGCTGCACGTCAAGCCATTCAGGCCGGCCTCGGCGGCCAACCGCAGATCGAGCTGTACAGTTACCCTGGCGTCGATCACGCCTTCGCTCGGGTCGGCGGTCTGCATTACGATAAGACCGCCGCCCTGCTCGCCCACGAACGCAGCATCGCCGCACTGCGCCGCGCAATCGGCCCGCACTACGACCTGGCCGCGTTGTGGGAAGAACACACCCGCCAGGAATTCGCCAACCGCGACGTGCCGGCGACCATGACCACCATGGTCGATGAGCCCTACGTCAACCATATTCCGACCATGACCGGCGGCGTCGGCTACAAGAACCTGAGCCGCTTCTACCAGCACCATTTCGTCCACGGCAACCCACCGGACACCCGCCTCACCCCGCTCTCGCGTACGGTCGGCGCGACCCAACTGGTGGACGAATTCCTCTTCAGCTTCACCCACACCACCGAGATCGACTGGATGCTGCCGGGCATCGCCCCCACCGGCAAACGGGTGGAAATCCCCATGGTCGGCGTGATCAAGTTCCGCGGGCCGAAGCTATGCCACGAGCACATCTATTGGGACCAGGCCAGCGTGCTGGTGCAGATCGGCCTGCTCGACCCGCAGCTGCTGCCGGTCGCCGGGGTAGAGACCGCGCGCAAACTGGTCGACGAGACGCTGCCGTCGAACACCCTGATGGCGCGCTGGAAGGACAGCGAAGGCAAGTAG
- a CDS encoding LysE family translocator has product MFGTHDLALFILSALLLNMAPGPDSLLIMTRSASQGWRAGSAAALGIGAGTCVHILAAALGLSALLATSATAFTLVKLIGAAYLIYIGLRMLLAQRPNSAPNKNPSALEALPYRRIFLQGFLTNVLNPKVALFFLAFVPQFIAPEAEHKALAFVLLGLIFNLSSLLWCHFLAFFTAYARSKLRVSRSAKLWLTRLIGGLFAALGVKLALAEHA; this is encoded by the coding sequence ATGTTCGGCACCCACGATCTCGCCCTGTTCATCCTCTCCGCCCTGCTGCTGAACATGGCCCCGGGGCCGGACTCGCTGTTGATCATGACCCGCAGCGCCAGCCAGGGCTGGCGCGCCGGTTCGGCCGCGGCGCTGGGTATCGGCGCCGGCACCTGCGTGCACATCCTCGCCGCCGCCCTCGGCCTTTCCGCCCTGCTCGCCACCTCGGCCACCGCCTTCACCCTGGTCAAGCTGATCGGCGCCGCCTATCTGATCTACATCGGCCTGCGCATGCTGCTGGCGCAACGCCCGAACTCAGCGCCGAACAAAAACCCATCGGCGCTCGAGGCGCTGCCCTACCGGCGCATCTTCCTCCAGGGTTTTCTCACCAATGTGCTGAATCCCAAGGTGGCGCTGTTCTTCCTCGCCTTCGTGCCGCAGTTCATCGCTCCCGAGGCCGAGCACAAGGCCCTGGCCTTCGTCCTGCTGGGGCTGATCTTCAACCTCAGCAGCCTGCTCTGGTGTCATTTCCTGGCATTCTTCACCGCCTACGCCCGCAGCAAATTGCGTGTCAGCCGTTCCGCTAAGCTCTGGTTGACGCGCCTGATCGGTGGGCTGTTCGCCGCGCTCGGCGTCAAGCTGGCGCTGGCCGAACACGCCTGA